The following proteins come from a genomic window of Megalobrama amblycephala isolate DHTTF-2021 linkage group LG1, ASM1881202v1, whole genome shotgun sequence:
- the LOC125246295 gene encoding uncharacterized protein LOC125246295: protein MAQKYNSRWRRKVKSQQNTCKRYRRKDTQGQENREATNWRSDDCSTEQVTRSANLEDSSNTNVCNIHYANHSSQCYGHTSEMHHSGLNVESEPEQPIYMQTFPEHLPEFVEEGTLDDNALFDEDFSIDDDLSFEDSFELNLEEGTELESSTNTVDHPLYRNAPISVAESLLLIMTFANRHKITGKALSDLLTLISLHCPSDTQTECLKNLHKFKQLFDDPSSLLLHTYCSSCFMIVESIDTQCKTCEANVSMEGSTSYFIEVPIEAQLKRLFAQEGFEEKLKFRFNRHKKCHDSIEEIYDGKTYQKLTTCNGPLSDSRNISLMWNTDGIPIFKSSKFSVWPFYCVINELNFVERTKRENMIFAGVWFGDSKPSMLTFLEPLCGTLNKIEREGISLQFAGAQEPFICKAFTIAGTCDLPAKALVLNTVQFNGHFGCLKCEQPGQTVKTGERGHVHAFPFQKTDPKGPPRTHKGFVDYAKMAYDSNSVVRGVKGPTFLSRLTSYDLVLGTGIDYMHCVLLGVMRLLMFLWFSTEFSRCAFSMVRSIKEVDKRLEEIRPPFMIRFPRSVSSHRMFFKASEYRSILLFFGPVVFRGILAGLYYNHFLLLSEAIFILLMESITPAQIDHAEKLLWNFCSQMSGLYGERYMTANLHLLVHLADSVRALGPLWTHSCFHFEDKNGYLLRLIHGTQNIPAQMVNAVKTIQYLPSITQNIKLNIVTTEFLARMTNSNSYQPSNVVNIVAMLGASFNRCLETDDIFLLEQFLGQALHSNVVKAYNRAQIGKIIYTSQQYVKAKRRNNYTVLFCDGAQIKYGQIKLLCSYKEPNEGQNEIKLAFLNEFAVASINLLQDTLTGGTCFHIVSLLEVPVRKTVVGLESILAKLMFIDLSSMPGIVFAAHFPNKLERD from the exons atgGCGCAGAAGTACAACTCACGCTGGAGGAGAAAGGTGAAGAGCCAGCAAAATACTTGCAAAAGATACAGAAGAAAG GACACACAAGGACAGGAAAATAGAG aagcAACAAACTGGAGGTCAGATGATTGCAGCACCGAGCAAGTGACCAGATCTGCTAATTTGGAAGATTCTTCAAACACAAATGTGTGTAACATCCATTATGCCAACCATTCATCCCAATGCTATGGACACACAAGTGAGATGCATCACTCTGGTCTTAATGTTGAATCAGAGCCTGAACAGCCTATTTACATGCAAACATTTCCTGAGCACCTACCTGAATTTGTTGAAGAAGGGACTTTAGATGACAATGCGTTATTTGATGAAGACTTTTCAATTGATGATGACCTCTCATTTGAAGACAGTTTTGAGCTTAACCTAGAGGAGGGAACAGAACTCGAAAGCTCTACAAACACTGTAGATCATCCACTGTACAGAAATGCACCAATTTCTGTTGCAGAGAGTCTTCTCCTCATAATGACTTTTGcaaacagacacaaaataacAGGAAAAGCTCTCAGTGATTTGCTTACATTAATATCTCTGCACTGCCCCTCTGATACACAGACTGAGTGTCTTAAAAATTTACACAAATTTAAACAGTTATTTGATGATCCCTCCTCTCTGCTTTTGCACACATATTGTAGCTCATGCTTCATGATTGTTGAGAGTATAGACACCCAGTGTAAAACCTGTGAAGCCAATGTGTCGATGGAGGGGTCAACCTCCTATTTTATTGAGGTTCCCATTGAAGCACAACTGAAGAGATTGTTTGCTCAGGAAGGTTTTGAAGAAAAACTTAAGTtcaggtttaatagacataaaaAATGTCATGACAGTATTGAAGAAATATATGACGGAAAAACCTATCAGAAATTAACTACTTGCAATGGGCCTCTCAGTGATTCCAGAAACATTTCGTTAATGTGGAACACAGACGGTATACCTATTTTTAAGTCTTCAAAGTTTTCTGTTTGGCCTTTTTATTGTGTCATAAACGAGTTAAATTTTGTTGAACGCACGAAACGAGAAAACATGATATTTGCAGGTGTTTGGTTTGGGGATTCAAAGCCGTCAATGTTGACATTCCTTGAACCACTGTGTGGCACTCTGAACAAAATTGAAAGAGAAGGAATTTCTCTTCAGTTTGCAGGAGCTCAAGAACCTTTCATATGCAAAGCCTTTACAATTGCAGGAACCTGCGATTTGCCTGCAAAAGCTTTGGTACTTAATACTGTTCAATTCAATGGACATTTTGGGTGTCTAAAGTGTGAACAGCCAGGTCAAACAGTGAAGACTGGAGAGAGAGGTCATGTCCATGCCTTTCCTTTCCAGAAGACAGATCCAAAAGGCCCGCCTCGTACTCACAAGGGGTTTGTAGATTATGCTAAGATGGCCTATGATTCCAACAGCGTTGTTCGTGGGGTGAAGGGACCTACGTTTCTCAGCAGACTAACAAGCTATGATTTGGTCTTGGGCACAGGTATAGACTACATGCATTGTGTACTACTGGGAGTAATGCGTCTATTGATGTTTTTGTGGTTTTCCACAGAGTTCTCTCGATGTGCATTCAGTATGGTCAGATCAATCAAAGAAGTTGACAAACGTCTGGAAGAAATAAGGCCACCATTTATGATTCGATTCCCTCGTTCTGTGTCTTCTCACAGGATGTTCTTTAAAGCATCTGAGTATCGGtccattttgctgtttttcgGGCCAGTTGTATTCCGGGGCATTCTTGCAGGACTGTACTACAACCATTTCCTGCTCCTTAGTGAAGCAATCTTTATTCTTCTGATGGAGTCAATAACCCCTGCTCAAATAGATCATGCTGAGAAACTACTCTGGAATTTCTGTTCTCAAATGAGTGGACTCTATGGTGAGCGATACATGACAGCCAATTTGCACTTACTTGTCCATTTAGCTGATAGTGTAAGAGCTCTTGGACCTCTGTGGACACACTCTTGCTTTCACTTTGAAGACAAAAATGGGTACTTGCTCCGTCTTATACATGGAACCCAGAATATACCTGCCCAAATGGTAAATGCTGTAAAGACTATACAATATCTCCCTAGCATCACACAAAACATAAAGCTGAACATAGTAACTACTGAGTTTTTGGCCAGAATGACAAATAGCAATAGTTATCAACCAAGTAATGTTGTCAATATTGTGGCCATGTTAGGGGCATCATTCAATAGATGTCTTGAAACTGATGATATTTTTCTTCTGGAACAGTTTCTTGGTCAGGCTTTACATAGTAATGTGGTCAAGGCATATAACAGAGCTCAAATAGGGAAAATAATTTACACTTCCCAGCAGTATGTCAAAGCCAAAAGACGAAACAATTACACAGTGTTATTTTGTGATGGTGCGCAGATCAAATATGGACAGATTAAATTATTGTGTTCCTACAAAGAACCCAATGAAGGTCAGAATGAGATAAAACTtgcgtttttgaatgaatttgcaGTTGCAAGCATAAATCTTCTACAAGATACTTTGACAGGTGGAACGTGTTTCCATATTGTTAGCCTCCTGGAAGTTCCTGTGAGAAAGACAGTGGTAGGACTTGAAAGTATTTTGGCAAAGTTGATGTTCATTGATTTGTCCTCGATGCCTGGTATTGTGTTTGCTGCACATTTCCCTAACAAACTTGAAAGGGACTAA
- the LOC125246789 gene encoding uncharacterized protein LOC125246789 — protein sequence MELRRAVGMEEKTVARLKRRMSAEGTNTKLPRRARNPPKKMSLYEPDPSSPRDNQDGLFVFLTFEDGYTAKIFNLCDILNKDDKPIACFRDLTPGEEVLARWSDNKFYKATVDFTGTADKTVDTKKATKKDMKKRDAAAQRFYNLPFLPQAGQSTSAQDHLNTLDQNVIQPPTTWPVYQPPPTESFLPVQPQLQHATAWPQYQLPVSQSSPNTPQHYQHSPFQSLNQYRTTLSPIPHNSRLSQYSKHHQPHTALPTPSDQTQQQPVLADLDQRRQPPAPTAKESFLKMLHSPNTHQKPAVLGDQSQTSTSEHETSSSSADALIIEHDPIPEREPCFISPESAEDRSWKPCEACKTEVEKLVEEKAKLHDVLCGISGEHLDAFRSFLDKVEQIQPQAGVWAPKGRSRQQELYPGSGLFLSSTHLAAIHASAKKDCLRLFHLLFDEFFTAEECQNAVAFGKHGKVPDGKRVLDKFKVNAIITYIMRCSTLDGWTPVEKSKVKKAFINKCRIRATTL from the exons ATGGAGTTGCGGCGGGCAGTCGGAATGGAGGAAAAAACAGTTGCAAGACTCAAAAGAAG aatgaGTGCAGAAGGAACTAATACAAAACTGCCCAGAAGAGCGCGAAACCCTCCGAAAAAGATGAGTTTGTATGAACCAGACCCCAGCTCCCCCAGAGATAACCAAGATG gactttttgtatttttgaccTTTGAAGATGGATACACAGCAAAGATTTTTAATCTCTGTGATATACTTAACAAAGATGATAAACCCATCGCTTGCTTTAGAGATCTGACACCAGGAGAAGAAGTACTTGCAAGATGGTCTGACAATAAGTTCTACAAAGCTACAGTAGACTTCACTGGAACAGCTGACAAAACGGTGGATACCAAGAAGGCGACTAAGAAGGACATGAAAAAAAGAGATGCAGCTGCACAAAGATTCTACAACCTTCCATTCCTACCTCAAGCAGGCCAGTCCACCTCTGCACAGGATCACCTAAATACTTTGGACCAAAATGTCATTCAGCCTCCAACAACCTGGCCAGTGTACCAGCCTCCACCCACAGAGTCATTTCTACCTGTCCAGCCACAGCTCCAGCATGCAACTGCCTGGCCACAGTACCAACTTCCAGTTTCCCAGTCATCACCAAATACGCCACAACATTACCAGCATTCACCATTCCAGTCGCTCAACCAGTATCGAACTACTCTGTCTCCAATTCCACACAATTCCAGGCTTTCGCAGTATTCAAAGCATCACCAGCCTCACACAGCACTACCCACACCTTCAGACCAAACACAACAGCAGCCTGTTTTGGCAGATTTGGATCAGCGGAGACAGCCACCAGCTCCTACAGCCAAAGAAAGCTTCCTCAAAATGTTGCACAGTCCTAATACACATCAAAAACCTGCTGTTCTTGGGGACCAGAGCCAGACAAGCACCTCTGAACATGAGACTTCAAGCTCATCTGCAGATGCTTTAATCATCGAACATGATCCAATTCCAGAAAGAGAACCATGTTTCATTTCGCCTGAGTCAGCAGAAGACAGATCGTGGAAGCCATGCGAAGCATGCAAGACAGAGGTGGAAAAATTAGTGGAGGAAAAGGCCAAACTGCATGATGTGCTGTGTGGCATAA GTGGTGAGCACCTCGATGCATTCAGAAGTTTTCTGGACAAAGTGGAACAGATCCAACCTCAGGCTGGTGTTTGGGCTCCAAAAGGCAGATCTCGGCAGCAGGAGCTATATCCAGGAAGTGGCCTCTTCTTGTCCTCGACTCACCTGGCTGCAATCCATGCATCCGCAAAGAAGGACTGCCTTCGCTTGTTCCATCTTCTTTTTGATGAATTCTTTACTGCAGAGGAGTGCCAGAATGCTGTGGCATTTGGGAAACACGGAAAGGTGCCAGATGGGAAGAGAGTCCTGGATAAGTTCAAAGTCAATGCAATTATAA CTTACATCATGCGCTGTAGTACACTGGATGGTTGGACACCGGTTGAAAAAAGTAAGGTCAAAAAAGCCTTCATAAACAAATGCCGCATCAGGGCCACAACACTGTAA